In the Pseudomonas orientalis genome, one interval contains:
- a CDS encoding MATE family efflux transporter, with translation MNTATAPLTRPARIRREVRGLLTLAVPIIIGQLATTAMSFVDAVMAGRVSPKDLAAVGLGNSIWIPVYLLMTGTLLATTPKVAQRYGAGQYNEIGPLVRQSLWLAVVVGLCGALLLLCAEPILHAMKVDPDLIEPSMGYLYGIAAGMPAIALYYVFRCFSDGLGRTRPSMVMGLIGLALNIPLNYIFIYGHLGLPAMGGVGCGWATAIAMWVMMLGLAVWTRWGPAYQSSELFKRFDWPQWAVIKRVLGIGLPIGVAIFAESSIFAVIALLLGSLGATVVSGHQIALNVSSLVFMIPYSLSMAVTVRVGQALGRGEPREARFAAGVGMGTALAYACLSCSLMLVFREQIAAIYTPDPVVIHLASMLIVFSALFQFSDSIQVTAAGALRGYQDTRVTMLLTLLAYWGVGLPVGYALGLTDWLGEPSGPSGLWQGLIVGLSCAAGMLLVRLARSARRRIHADKALTRAV, from the coding sequence GTGAACACTGCCACCGCCCCCCTCACCCGCCCCGCCCGCATCCGCCGGGAAGTGCGCGGCCTGCTGACGCTGGCCGTGCCGATCATCATCGGCCAACTGGCAACCACCGCGATGAGCTTTGTCGATGCGGTGATGGCCGGGCGCGTCAGCCCCAAGGACCTGGCGGCGGTCGGCCTGGGTAACTCGATCTGGATCCCCGTGTACCTGCTGATGACTGGCACCCTGCTGGCCACCACGCCGAAAGTCGCGCAGCGCTACGGCGCGGGCCAGTACAACGAAATCGGGCCTTTGGTGCGTCAGTCATTGTGGCTGGCCGTGGTAGTCGGCCTCTGCGGCGCGCTGTTGTTGCTGTGCGCCGAACCGATACTGCACGCAATGAAGGTCGACCCCGACCTGATCGAACCGTCCATGGGCTATCTGTATGGCATCGCGGCCGGGATGCCGGCCATTGCGCTGTATTACGTGTTTCGCTGCTTCAGTGACGGCCTGGGCCGTACGCGGCCAAGCATGGTCATGGGCCTGATTGGCCTGGCGCTGAATATTCCACTGAACTACATCTTCATCTATGGCCATCTGGGCCTGCCGGCCATGGGCGGCGTGGGTTGCGGCTGGGCCACGGCGATTGCGATGTGGGTGATGATGCTCGGCCTGGCCGTCTGGACGCGCTGGGGCCCGGCGTATCAGAGCAGCGAATTGTTCAAGCGCTTCGACTGGCCGCAATGGGCGGTGATCAAACGCGTACTGGGCATCGGCCTGCCGATTGGCGTGGCGATCTTTGCCGAATCGAGCATTTTTGCGGTGATTGCCCTGCTGCTGGGCAGCCTGGGAGCCACGGTGGTGTCCGGCCATCAGATTGCGCTGAATGTCAGCTCACTGGTGTTCATGATTCCCTACTCCCTGAGCATGGCCGTCACCGTGCGCGTCGGCCAGGCCCTGGGCCGTGGTGAACCGCGCGAAGCACGCTTTGCCGCAGGCGTCGGCATGGGCACCGCGCTGGCCTATGCCTGCCTGTCCTGCAGCCTGATGCTGGTGTTTCGCGAGCAGATTGCGGCGATCTACACCCCCGACCCGGTGGTGATCCACCTGGCGTCGATGCTGATCGTGTTCTCGGCGCTGTTCCAGTTCTCCGACTCGATCCAGGTCACCGCCGCCGGCGCGCTGCGCGGCTACCAGGACACCCGGGTGACCATGCTGCTGACCTTGCTCGCCTACTGGGGCGTGGGGTTGCCGGTGGGTTACGCCCTGGGGCTGACCGACTGGCTGGGCGAGCCCAGCGGCCCGAGCGGCTTGTGGCAGGGCCTGATCGTAGGCCTGAGCTGCGCGGCCGGCATGCTGCTGGTGCGCCTGGCGCGCAGTGCACGCCGGCGCATCCATGCCGACAAGGCACTTACGCGCGCCGTGTAG
- the pdxB gene encoding 4-phosphoerythronate dehydrogenase PdxB: MLIVADENIPLLDAFFQGFGEIRRVPGRSIDRATVEQADVLLVRSVTNVNRALLEGTKVGFVGTCTIGTDHLDLDYFRQAGIQWSSAPGCNARGVVDYVLGSLQTLAEIEGADLTRRTYGIVGAGEVGGRLVQVLKGLGWNVLVCDPPRQIAEDGDYVSLQQIIEQCDVISLHTPLIKSGNGATWHLFDRQRLSQLKPGAWLINTSRGAVVDNAALREVLLEREDLQAVLDVWEGEPQVDADLADLCVLATPHIAGYSLDGKQRGTAQIYQAFCAHLGQEPGIHLSDLLPQPWLAEVQLNASADPAWALATLCRSVYDPRRDDADLRRSLAGTVEEQRTAFDLLRKHYPERREIDGLKVRINGESVVLSNMVSALGALSV; encoded by the coding sequence ATGCTGATTGTTGCCGACGAAAATATTCCGCTGCTCGATGCATTCTTCCAGGGATTTGGCGAGATACGCCGCGTACCCGGCCGTTCGATTGACCGCGCCACGGTAGAGCAGGCCGACGTGCTGCTGGTGCGCTCGGTGACCAACGTCAACCGGGCCTTGCTCGAGGGCACGAAGGTGGGTTTTGTCGGCACCTGCACCATCGGCACCGATCATCTGGACCTCGACTATTTCCGGCAGGCCGGTATCCAGTGGTCCAGCGCGCCCGGCTGCAATGCCCGGGGCGTGGTGGATTATGTGCTGGGCAGCCTGCAGACCCTGGCCGAAATCGAAGGGGCCGACCTCACCCGGCGCACCTATGGCATCGTGGGTGCCGGTGAGGTCGGCGGGCGGCTGGTCCAGGTGCTCAAGGGCCTGGGTTGGAACGTACTGGTTTGTGACCCGCCACGGCAGATCGCCGAAGACGGCGATTACGTGAGCCTGCAACAGATCATCGAGCAGTGCGACGTGATCAGCCTGCACACGCCGCTGATCAAGTCCGGGAATGGCGCCACCTGGCATCTGTTCGATCGTCAGCGGCTATCGCAACTCAAGCCCGGCGCCTGGCTGATCAACACCAGCCGAGGCGCGGTGGTGGACAACGCCGCCCTGCGCGAAGTCTTGCTGGAACGTGAAGACCTGCAAGCCGTCCTGGACGTGTGGGAAGGTGAGCCGCAGGTGGATGCCGACCTGGCTGACCTGTGCGTACTGGCCACCCCGCATATCGCCGGCTACAGCCTGGACGGCAAGCAGCGCGGCACTGCGCAGATCTATCAGGCGTTCTGTGCCCACCTCGGCCAGGAGCCGGGCATTCATTTGAGCGACCTGCTGCCGCAACCCTGGCTGGCCGAGGTGCAGTTGAACGCGTCAGCCGACCCGGCCTGGGCGTTGGCGACCTTGTGCCGCAGCGTGTACGACCCGCGCCGCGATGATGCGGATTTGCGTCGCAGCCTTGCAGGAACAGTGGAAGAACAGCGCACCGCCTTTGACCTGCTGCGCAAGCATTACCCTGAGCGCCGCGAGATCGATGGCTTGAAGGTGCGCATCAACGGCGAGTCGGTCGTGTTATCGAACATGGTGTCTGCGCTGGGCGCTCTGTCCGTTTAG
- a CDS encoding PA1571 family protein yields MTLQNSSNAKIEVIRQPQELPFCSYIDAKGREVQITEDMIQQACSELEQRLVKPAQRG; encoded by the coding sequence ATGACCTTGCAGAACAGCAGTAATGCCAAGATTGAAGTGATCCGCCAACCGCAGGAGCTGCCTTTTTGCTCGTATATCGATGCCAAGGGCCGCGAAGTGCAGATTACCGAAGACATGATCCAGCAAGCGTGCAGCGAACTGGAACAGCGCTTGGTCAAGCCTGCACAGCGAGGCTGA
- a CDS encoding ABC transporter transmembrane domain-containing protein, with translation MFSTRQRRAIRLASRFIAPYRWQALGALLALIVTAGITLSMGQGIRLLVDQGFMTQSPHLLNQSIGLFMLLVLGLAVGTFTRFYLVSWIGERVVADIRRQVFNHLIYLHPGFYENNRSSEIQSRLTTDTTLLQSVIGSSLSLFLRNALMVIGGIVLLFITNPKLTSIVVVALPLVLAPILIFGRRVRSLSRLSQDRIADVGSYVSETLGQIKTVQAYNHQVQDEQRFALTVEEAFITARKRILQRSWLITLVIMLVLGAVGVMLWVGGMDVISGRISGGELAAFVFYSLIVGSAVGTLSEVLGELQRAAGAAERIGELLQSNNDIQAPTSGGVRLPARVSGRMELQDLRFSYPSRPDSYAIDGLSLTINPGETLALVGPSGAGKSTIFDLLLRFYDPQQGRILLESQPLTELDPLDLRHHFALVSQSPALFFGSVEDNIRYGNPTATREQVEAAARIAHAHDFILQMPDGYQTHLGEGGMGLSGGQRQRLAIARALLVDAPILLLDEATSALDAQSEHLIQQALPQLMQGRTTLVIAHRLATVKNADRIAVMDQGKLVAVGTHQQLIASNPLYARLAALQFSDGKQLE, from the coding sequence ATGTTCTCAACCCGTCAACGCCGCGCGATTCGCCTGGCCAGCCGCTTTATCGCGCCCTATCGCTGGCAGGCGCTGGGCGCCTTGCTGGCGCTGATCGTCACCGCCGGCATCACCTTATCCATGGGACAAGGCATACGCCTGCTGGTCGACCAGGGTTTCATGACCCAGTCACCGCACCTGCTCAACCAGTCCATCGGCCTGTTCATGCTGCTGGTGCTGGGCCTGGCGGTGGGCACGTTCACGCGCTTCTACCTGGTTTCGTGGATTGGCGAGCGGGTAGTGGCGGACATTCGCCGGCAAGTCTTCAATCACCTGATTTACCTGCATCCCGGTTTCTACGAGAACAACCGCAGCTCGGAAATCCAGTCGCGGCTGACCACCGACACCACCTTGCTGCAATCGGTGATCGGTTCATCGCTGTCGCTGTTTCTGCGCAATGCCTTGATGGTCATTGGCGGCATCGTGCTGCTGTTCATCACCAACCCCAAGCTCACCAGTATTGTCGTGGTGGCATTGCCGCTGGTGCTGGCGCCGATCCTCATTTTCGGCCGACGTGTGCGCAGCCTGTCGCGGCTGAGCCAGGACCGCATCGCCGATGTCGGCAGTTATGTGTCCGAGACCCTTGGCCAGATCAAGACCGTGCAGGCCTATAACCATCAGGTGCAGGACGAACAGCGTTTCGCCCTGACCGTGGAAGAGGCGTTCATCACCGCGCGCAAACGCATCCTGCAGCGGTCCTGGCTTATTACCCTGGTGATCATGTTGGTGCTCGGCGCCGTGGGCGTGATGTTGTGGGTCGGCGGCATGGACGTGATCAGCGGGCGCATCTCTGGCGGTGAGCTGGCGGCATTCGTGTTCTACAGCCTGATCGTCGGAAGCGCTGTCGGCACGTTGAGTGAAGTGCTTGGCGAATTGCAGCGGGCCGCCGGTGCGGCAGAGCGGATCGGCGAACTGTTGCAGTCGAACAACGACATCCAGGCACCGACCAGCGGCGGCGTGCGCTTGCCGGCGCGTGTCAGCGGGCGCATGGAACTGCAGGACCTGCGCTTTTCCTACCCGTCGCGTCCAGACAGCTACGCCATCGACGGCCTGAGCCTGACCATCAACCCCGGCGAAACCCTCGCGTTGGTGGGGCCTTCCGGGGCGGGCAAATCAACGATCTTCGACCTGCTGCTGCGCTTCTACGACCCCCAGCAAGGCCGCATCCTGCTTGAGAGCCAGCCGCTGACCGAACTCGACCCGCTGGACCTGCGCCACCACTTCGCCCTGGTCTCCCAGAGCCCGGCGCTGTTTTTCGGCAGCGTCGAAGACAACATCCGCTACGGTAACCCCACCGCCACCCGCGAACAGGTCGAAGCCGCTGCGCGTATCGCCCATGCCCATGATTTCATCCTGCAAATGCCCGACGGCTACCAGACCCACCTGGGCGAAGGCGGCATGGGCCTCTCCGGCGGCCAGCGTCAACGCCTGGCTATCGCCCGCGCGTTGCTCGTGGATGCGCCCATCCTGCTGCTCGACGAGGCCACCAGCGCCCTCGATGCCCAGAGCGAACACCTGATCCAGCAAGCCCTGCCGCAATTGATGCAGGGCCGTACGACCCTGGTGATCGCGCATCGCCTGGCCACGGTGAAAAACGCCGATCGGATAGCGGTAATGGACCAGGGCAAGCTGGTGGCGGTGGGCACGCATCAGCAGTTGATTGCGAGCAATCCGCTGTATGCGCGGTTGGCGGCGTTGCAGTTCAGCGATGGCAAGCAGTTGGAATGA
- a CDS encoding transglycosylase SLT domain-containing protein, which translates to MRSRLFNFLSCLLLSATAVQSAQAVDLTTQRQYYDEAKRALAKGDSGPYMQYSQALADYPLTPYLAYDELTARLKTASNQEIEQFLAKNGDLPQANWMKLRWLRWLAERGDWQTFEKYYDTKLNFVELDCLHGQYQLTHNLKAEGYKTAEKLWMTGKSQPAACDVTFGQWASDGQLTEQKIWDRTKLAAEARNYALANSLVKTLPTLGAQGRLMIDVAQKPDMLGDPSRFLPATEAMSDAVGLGLRRLARQDPDKAMALLDGYASTMHFSRDEKVSIAREIGLTLARRYDPRALDVMTKYDPELRDNTVSEWRLRLLLRLARWEDAYQLTRKLPQDLATTNRWRYWQARSLELAEPKNPQALVLYKNVAKERDFYGFLAADRSKTPYQLNNKPLVMSQALINKVRNTPGVRRALEFYARGQIVDGRREWYHVSRHFNRDEMVAQAKLAYDMKWYFPAIRTISQAQYWDDLDIRFPMAHRDTLVREAKVRGLHSSWVFAITRQESAFMDDARSGVGASGLMQLMPGTAKETARKFSIPLASPAQVLDPDKNIQLGAAYLSQVHSQFNGNRVLASAAYNAGPGRVRQWLRGADHLSFDVWVESIPFDETRQYVQNVLSYSVIYGQKLNSPQPLVDWHERYFDDQ; encoded by the coding sequence ATGCGCAGTCGCCTTTTCAACTTTTTATCCTGCCTGCTTCTTTCCGCCACCGCCGTTCAATCTGCCCAGGCCGTGGACCTCACTACCCAACGTCAATATTACGATGAAGCCAAGCGCGCCCTGGCCAAGGGTGACAGTGGCCCGTATATGCAATACAGCCAGGCCCTGGCCGACTACCCGCTGACGCCGTACCTGGCGTATGACGAACTGACCGCACGCCTTAAAACCGCGAGCAACCAGGAAATCGAACAGTTTCTCGCCAAAAACGGCGACCTGCCCCAGGCCAACTGGATGAAACTGCGCTGGTTGCGCTGGCTGGCCGAACGGGGCGACTGGCAGACCTTTGAAAAGTACTACGATACCAAGCTCAATTTCGTCGAGCTGGATTGCCTGCACGGCCAGTACCAACTGACCCACAACCTCAAGGCCGAAGGCTACAAGACCGCCGAAAAACTCTGGATGACCGGCAAATCCCAACCGGCCGCCTGTGATGTGACCTTTGGCCAGTGGGCATCTGACGGCCAGTTGACCGAACAGAAAATCTGGGACCGCACCAAGCTTGCTGCCGAAGCGCGCAACTACGCACTGGCCAACAGCCTGGTGAAAACCCTGCCGACGCTCGGCGCCCAGGGCCGCCTGATGATCGACGTGGCGCAAAAACCCGACATGCTGGGCGACCCGTCCCGTTTCCTGCCGGCCACCGAGGCCATGTCCGACGCCGTAGGCCTGGGCCTGCGCCGACTGGCCCGCCAGGACCCGGACAAGGCCATGGCCCTGCTGGACGGTTACGCCAGCACCATGCACTTCTCCCGTGACGAAAAAGTCTCGATCGCTCGGGAAATCGGCCTGACCCTCGCCCGTCGCTACGATCCCCGCGCCCTGGACGTGATGACGAAGTACGACCCGGAGCTACGTGACAATACCGTCTCCGAATGGCGCCTGCGCCTGCTGCTGCGCCTGGCGCGCTGGGAAGATGCCTACCAACTGACCCGCAAGCTGCCCCAGGACCTGGCCACCACCAACCGCTGGCGCTACTGGCAGGCGCGCAGCCTGGAGCTGGCCGAACCGAAAAACCCGCAGGCGCTGGTGCTGTATAAAAACGTGGCCAAGGAGCGCGACTTCTACGGCTTCCTCGCCGCCGACCGCTCCAAGACCCCTTACCAGTTGAACAACAAGCCGCTGGTGATGAGCCAGGCGCTGATCAATAAAGTGCGCAATACCCCAGGTGTACGCCGTGCTCTGGAATTCTACGCCCGTGGCCAGATCGTCGATGGCCGCCGCGAGTGGTACCACGTCAGCCGTCACTTCAACCGCGATGAAATGGTCGCGCAGGCGAAGCTGGCCTATGACATGAAGTGGTACTTCCCGGCGATCCGCACAATCAGCCAGGCGCAATATTGGGACGACCTGGACATCCGCTTCCCGATGGCCCACCGCGATACCCTGGTGCGCGAAGCCAAGGTGCGCGGCCTGCATTCGAGCTGGGTATTCGCAATTACCCGTCAGGAAAGCGCCTTCATGGACGATGCCCGCTCCGGCGTCGGCGCCAGCGGCCTGATGCAACTGATGCCGGGTACCGCCAAGGAAACCGCGCGCAAGTTCAGCATTCCCCTGGCCTCCCCGGCCCAGGTACTGGACCCGGACAAAAACATCCAGCTCGGCGCCGCCTACCTGAGCCAGGTGCACAGCCAGTTCAACGGCAACCGTGTGCTCGCCTCCGCCGCCTACAACGCCGGCCCCGGCCGTGTGCGTCAATGGCTGCGCGGTGCCGATCACCTGAGCTTCGACGTGTGGGTGGAAAGCATCCCGTTTGACGAAACCCGCCAGTATGTGCAGAACGTGCTGTCTTATTCGGTGATCTACGGGCAGAAGCTTAATTCGCCGCAGCCGCTGGTGGATTGGCATGAGCGGTATTTTGATGATCAGTAA
- a CDS encoding ATP-binding cassette domain-containing protein translates to MTLLKFSDVSLAFGAMPLLDKVSWQIARGERVCIIGRNGTGKSSMMKLVKGDQKPDEGSVWRAPGLKIGELPQELPVADERTVFDVVAEGLDGVGELLAQYHHLAQNCVTEADLDKLMHVQQDLEARDGWRLQQLVDSTLSRLQLPADKTLAQLSGGWRRRVLLAQALVSEPDLLLLDEPTNHLDIGAIAWLEEALKDFQGAVLFITHDRSFLQNLATRILELDRGGLIDWNGDYASFLVHKEAALSAEETANALFDKKLAQEEVWIRQGIKARRTRNEGRVRALKALRVERSERRERTGKANIQLDTADKSGKQVMVLENVSFHHPQGPFLIKDFSMVLARGDRIGLLGANGTGKTTLLKLMLGGLQPTSGTVEEGTRIDVAYFDQLRHQLDLEKTVIDNVAEGRDFIDIDGQSRHVLSYLGDFLFSPQRARTPVKALSGGERARLLLAKLFSKPANLLVLDEPTNDLDVETLELLEEVLLTFNGTVLMVSHDRAFLDNVVTSTLVFEGEGKVREYVGGYQDWLRQGGSPRLLGVTESKSGKADLTSAVVAPVAAAAPAQEAAPATKKKLSYKLQRELEALPGDIDAKEQQIAAVEAEMADAGFYQRPAAETAKVIATLETLNQELEALVERWAELDA, encoded by the coding sequence ATGACCCTGCTCAAATTCAGCGATGTGTCCCTTGCTTTCGGCGCTATGCCGTTGTTGGACAAGGTGTCCTGGCAGATCGCCCGTGGTGAGCGGGTGTGCATCATCGGCCGCAACGGTACCGGTAAATCCAGCATGATGAAGCTGGTAAAAGGCGACCAGAAGCCCGATGAGGGCTCTGTCTGGCGCGCTCCGGGCCTCAAGATTGGCGAATTGCCGCAGGAATTGCCGGTAGCCGACGAGCGGACAGTGTTCGACGTGGTTGCCGAAGGCCTGGACGGAGTTGGCGAATTGCTTGCGCAATACCATCACCTGGCGCAGAACTGCGTCACCGAAGCCGACCTGGACAAACTGATGCACGTCCAGCAAGACCTCGAAGCCCGTGACGGCTGGCGCTTGCAGCAATTGGTCGACAGCACCCTGAGCCGCCTGCAACTGCCGGCCGACAAGACCCTCGCCCAGTTGTCCGGCGGCTGGCGTCGTCGCGTGCTGCTGGCCCAGGCGCTGGTGTCCGAGCCGGATCTGCTGCTGCTCGACGAACCGACCAACCACCTGGATATCGGCGCCATTGCCTGGCTGGAAGAAGCCCTCAAGGATTTCCAGGGCGCCGTGCTGTTCATCACGCACGACCGTTCCTTCCTGCAAAACCTGGCCACCCGCATCCTCGAACTGGACCGTGGCGGCCTGATCGACTGGAACGGCGACTACGCCAGCTTCCTGGTGCACAAGGAAGCCGCACTCTCGGCTGAAGAAACCGCCAACGCCCTGTTCGACAAGAAGCTGGCCCAGGAAGAAGTCTGGATCCGCCAGGGCATCAAGGCGCGCCGCACCCGTAACGAAGGCCGCGTGCGCGCATTGAAAGCGCTGCGGGTTGAGCGCAGCGAACGCCGCGAGCGCACCGGCAAGGCCAATATCCAGCTCGACACCGCCGACAAGTCGGGCAAGCAAGTGATGGTGCTGGAAAACGTCAGCTTCCATCATCCGCAAGGTCCGTTCCTGATCAAGGACTTCTCCATGGTCCTGGCGCGCGGCGACCGTATCGGCCTGCTGGGCGCCAACGGCACCGGCAAGACCACCTTGCTCAAGCTGATGCTCGGCGGTCTGCAGCCGACCAGCGGCACGGTGGAAGAGGGCACGCGCATCGATGTGGCCTATTTCGACCAGTTGCGTCACCAGTTGGACCTGGAAAAAACCGTGATCGACAACGTCGCCGAAGGTCGCGACTTTATCGACATCGACGGTCAGAGCCGCCACGTGCTCAGCTACCTGGGCGACTTCCTGTTCAGCCCGCAGCGTGCGCGTACACCGGTGAAAGCCCTGTCCGGTGGTGAGCGCGCGCGCCTGCTGCTGGCCAAGCTGTTCAGCAAGCCGGCCAACTTGCTGGTGCTCGACGAACCGACCAACGACCTCGACGTGGAAACCCTCGAGCTGCTTGAAGAGGTCTTGCTGACCTTCAACGGTACCGTACTGATGGTCAGCCACGACCGGGCATTCCTCGATAACGTGGTCACCAGCACCCTGGTCTTCGAAGGCGAGGGCAAGGTGCGCGAGTACGTCGGCGGTTATCAGGACTGGCTGCGCCAAGGAGGCTCGCCGCGCCTTTTGGGCGTGACCGAGAGCAAGTCCGGCAAGGCCGACCTGACCTCTGCGGTCGTCGCGCCTGTGGCCGCCGCTGCTCCGGCACAGGAAGCTGCACCTGCCACCAAGAAAAAGCTCAGCTACAAGCTGCAGCGCGAGCTGGAAGCCCTGCCGGGCGATATCGACGCCAAGGAACAGCAGATCGCCGCAGTAGAGGCAGAGATGGCTGACGCCGGTTTCTATCAGCGCCCGGCGGCGGAAACCGCCAAGGTCATCGCCACCCTGGAGACGTTGAACCAGGAGCTGGAAGCGTTGGTTGAGCGTTGGGCTGAGTTGGATGCCTGA
- a CDS encoding universal stress protein, with product MPYTHILVAVDLTEECDPVIKRAQESSIANGAKLSLVHIVEPMAMAFGGDVPMDLSQLQQQQFDQAKERLERLILKYPKLNKEACHLTYGQPRQEIHHLAKEHDCDLIVVGSHGRHGLALLLGSTANDVLHGAPCDVLAVKLVKDTSK from the coding sequence ATGCCCTACACACATATTCTGGTCGCTGTCGACCTGACCGAAGAGTGCGATCCAGTGATCAAGCGCGCGCAGGAATCATCAATCGCCAATGGCGCCAAACTGTCGTTGGTGCATATCGTTGAGCCGATGGCCATGGCCTTCGGCGGCGACGTGCCCATGGACCTTTCCCAGTTGCAGCAACAGCAATTTGACCAGGCCAAGGAGCGCCTTGAGCGCCTGATCCTCAAATACCCTAAATTGAACAAAGAGGCGTGCCACCTCACCTACGGCCAACCGCGTCAGGAAATCCATCATCTGGCCAAGGAACACGACTGCGACCTGATTGTGGTTGGTAGCCATGGTCGCCATGGTTTGGCGTTGCTGCTGGGCTCTACTGCCAATGATGTATTGCATGGTGCGCCGTGTGATGTGTTGGCCGTCAAGCTGGTTAAAGACACCAGCAAGTAA